The following are from one region of the Papaver somniferum cultivar HN1 unplaced genomic scaffold, ASM357369v1 unplaced-scaffold_132, whole genome shotgun sequence genome:
- the LOC113332973 gene encoding pyruvate decarboxylase 2 isoform X2 — translation MNLMLVMLPMVMQEQMVSVLVLLLLLLVDLVFLMQLLVLIVKIYLLFVLSVVLILMIMVLIVFFIILLDYLILLKNFDAFKLLLVSRINVVDKMTQAVVNNLDDAHELIDTAISTALKESKPVYISIGCNLPAVPHPTFTREPVPFYLAPRISNQMGLEAAVEAAAAFLNKAVKPVIVGGPRLRVCKAQQAFVELADASGYPIAVMPSGKGLIPEHHPHFIGTYWGAVSSSFCGEIVESADAYVFVGPIFNDYSSVGYSLLIKKEKAIIIQPNRVTIGDGPSFGWVFMADFLTALASKLKRNTTAMENHRRIFVPPGIALKREANEPLRVNILFKHIQEMLSGDTAVIAETGDSWFNCQKLHLPENCGYEFQMQYGSIGWSVGATLGYAQAVKHKRVIACIGDGSFQVTAQDVSTMIRCGQKSIIFLINNGGYTIEVEIHDGPYNVIKNWNYTKFVDAIHNGEGKCWTTKVKTEEELIEAIAKATGDEKDSLCFIEVLVHKDDTSKELLEWGSRVSAANSRPPNPQ, via the exons ATGAACTTAATGCTGGTTATGCTGCCGATGGTTATGCAAGAGCAAATGGTGTCGGTGCTTGTGTTGTTACTTTTACTGTTGGTGGACTTAGTATTCTTAATGCAATTGCTGGTGCTTATAGTGAAAATCTACCTGTTATTTGTATTGTCGGTGGTCCTAATTCTAATGATTATGGTACTAATCGTATTCTTCATCATACTATTGGATTACCTGATTTTACTCAAGAACTTCGATGCTTTCAAACTGTTACTTGTTTCCAG GATAAATGTCGTTGATAAAATGACACAGGCTGTAGTTAACAACTTGGATGATGCACATGAGCTGATTGACACTGCCATCTCCACTGCTTTGAAAGAAAGCAAGCCTGTTTATATCAGCATTGGCTGTAACTTACCTGCAGTTCCTCACCCAACCTTCACTAGGGAGCCTGTTCCGTTCTATCTTGCTCCAAG GATTAGCAATCAAATGGGGCTAGAGGCTGCAGTGGAGGCAGCAGCAGCATTTTTGAACAAGGCTGTAAAGCCTGTGATTGTGGGAGGGCCTAGGTTAAGGGTGTGCAAGGCTCAACAAGCATTTGTTGAGCTAGCAGATGCCAGCGGGTATCCCATAGCTGTTATGCCATCAGGCAAAGGTCTGATACCTGAACATCACCCTCACTTCATAGGAACATACTGGGGTGCCGTCAGTTCCAGCTTCTGTGGTGAAATTGTGGAGTCAGCGGATGCCTATGTTTTTGTTGGTCCAATTTTTAATGACTACAGTTCTGTGGGATACTCGTTGCTTATCAAGAAGGAGAAAGCCATAATTATACAGCCTAACCGGGTTACCATCGGTGATGGCCCTTCTTTTGGATGGGTCTTTATGGCTGACTTCTTGACTGCTTTAGCCTCAAAACTGAAGAGGAACACTACAGCTATGGAAAATCATCGCAGAATCTTTGTCCCGCCCGGTATCGCTCTGAAGCGTGAGGCTAATGAACCGTTGAGAGTCAACATCCTCTTCAAACATATTCAG GAAATGCTGAGCGGAGACACAGCTGTTATTGCAGAAACAGGAGATTCATGGTTCAATTGTCAGAAATTACATCTCCCAGAAAATTGCGG ATATGAGTTCCAGATGCAGTACGGATCTATTGGATGGTCAGTAGGTGCAACCCTTGGATATGCACAGGCTGTCAAACATAAGCGTGTCATTGCCTGCATTGGTGATGGCAGTTTCCAG GTAACAGCTCAGGATGTATCCACAATGATCCGCTGTGGCCAGAAGAGTATCATATTCCTCATCAACAACGGAGGATACACAATTGAAGTTGAGATCCATGACGGGCCATACAATGTAATCAAAAACTGGAATTACACCAAGTTCGTTGATGCCATCCATAATGGTGAAGGAAAATGTTGGACCACCAAG GTGAAAACAGAGGAGGAACTAATTGAAGCGATTGCAAAAGCAACAGGAGATGAAAAGGATAGCTTATGCTTTATAGAAGTCTTGGTGCACAAAGATGATACGAGCAAAGAACTGTTAGAGTGGGGATCAAGGGTCTCTGCTGCCAATAGCCGCCCACCCAATCCTCAGTAG
- the LOC113332974 gene encoding enoyl-CoA delta isomerase 2, peroxisomal-like yields MCSLEKSGDIFILTLTGDDEHRLTPTLIESIRISLKQVRTDAKPGSVLITTAQGKFFSNGFDLKYAAAAGSASGSYDRLRGMSDSFKFVVADLFSLPMPTVAAVSGHAAAAGFLLALSHDYVLMRKDKGILYMSELNIGLNFADYFMAFLKSKIPSSRVRRDVLLQSMKIRADKAVEMGLIDFAYNSVEETKEAALKLAVKLGSNN; encoded by the coding sequence ATGTGCAGTTTAGAGAAAAGTGGTGACATTTTCATTTTAACCTTAACCGGCGATGACGAACACCGGCTAACTCCAACGCTAATCGAATCAATCCGAATCTCTCTTAAACAAGTTCGCACAGATGCAAAACCTGGTTCAGTTTTGATCACAACAGCACAAGGCAAATTCTTCTCGAACGGCTTCGATTTGAAGTACGCTGCAGCTGCCGGATCTGCCTCTGGTTCTTACGATCGGCTTCGTGGGATGTCAGATAGTTTCAAATTCGTCGTCGCCGATCTTTTCTCGCTTCCAATGCCTACTGTAGCTGCCGTTTCCGGTCACGCTGCTGCAGCCGGATTCCTTCTTGCGTTGAGCCATGATTATGTATTGATGAGGAAAGATAAAGGGATTTTGTATATGAGTGAGTTGAATATTGGGCTAAATTTTGCTGATTATTTCATGGCTTTCTTGAAATCAAAGATTCCGTCTTCCAGGGTTCGAAGAGATGTTTTGCTTCAATCTATGAAGATTAGGGCAGATAAGGCTGTGGAAATGGGGCTTATTGATTTTGCTTATAATTCTGTTGAGGAAACAAAAGAAGCTGCTTTGAAATTGGCAGTGAAATTGGGATCTAATAACTAG
- the LOC113332973 gene encoding pyruvate decarboxylase 1 isoform X1 — protein sequence MVFINLINTPALKSLTIIIINLGEEKKMSSQIELGTSLHPTNSSPVPLTNASNSATLGRHLARRLVQAGVKDVFSVPGDFNLCLLDHLIAEPELNLVGCCNELNAGYAADGYARANGVGACVVTFTVGGLSILNAIAGAYSENLPVICIVGGPNSNDYGTNRILHHTIGLPDFTQELRCFQTVTCFQAVVNNLDDAHELIDTAISTALKESKPVYISIGCNLPAVPHPTFTREPVPFYLAPRISNQMGLEAAVEAAAAFLNKAVKPVIVGGPRLRVCKAQQAFVELADASGYPIAVMPSGKGLIPEHHPHFIGTYWGAVSSSFCGEIVESADAYVFVGPIFNDYSSVGYSLLIKKEKAIIIQPNRVTIGDGPSFGWVFMADFLTALASKLKRNTTAMENHRRIFVPPGIALKREANEPLRVNILFKHIQEMLSGDTAVIAETGDSWFNCQKLHLPENCGYEFQMQYGSIGWSVGATLGYAQAVKHKRVIACIGDGSFQVTAQDVSTMIRCGQKSIIFLINNGGYTIEVEIHDGPYNVIKNWNYTKFVDAIHNGEGKCWTTKVKTEEELIEAIAKATGDEKDSLCFIEVLVHKDDTSKELLEWGSRVSAANSRPPNPQ from the exons ATGGTTTTCATCAACCTTATTAATACCCCGGCCCTCAAGTCACTTACCATCATCATTATCAAcctaggagaagaaaaaaaaatgagttcTCAAATTGAACTTGGAACCAGTCTACATCCTACAAACTCATCACCCGTACCACTAACTAATGCTTCAAATTCTGCAACACTTGGTAGACACTTAGCACGTCGTCTAGTTCAAGCTGGTGTAAAAGATGTGTTCTCAGTACCTGGTGATTTTAACTTGTGTTTATTAGATCATCTAATAGCTGAACCGGAGCTCAACTTAGTTGGTTGCTGTAATGAACTTAATGCTGGTTATGCTGCCGATGGTTATGCAAGAGCAAATGGTGTCGGTGCTTGTGTTGTTACTTTTACTGTTGGTGGACTTAGTATTCTTAATGCAATTGCTGGTGCTTATAGTGAAAATCTACCTGTTATTTGTATTGTCGGTGGTCCTAATTCTAATGATTATGGTACTAATCGTATTCTTCATCATACTATTGGATTACCTGATTTTACTCAAGAACTTCGATGCTTTCAAACTGTTACTTGTTTCCAG GCTGTAGTTAACAACTTGGATGATGCACATGAGCTGATTGACACTGCCATCTCCACTGCTTTGAAAGAAAGCAAGCCTGTTTATATCAGCATTGGCTGTAACTTACCTGCAGTTCCTCACCCAACCTTCACTAGGGAGCCTGTTCCGTTCTATCTTGCTCCAAG GATTAGCAATCAAATGGGGCTAGAGGCTGCAGTGGAGGCAGCAGCAGCATTTTTGAACAAGGCTGTAAAGCCTGTGATTGTGGGAGGGCCTAGGTTAAGGGTGTGCAAGGCTCAACAAGCATTTGTTGAGCTAGCAGATGCCAGCGGGTATCCCATAGCTGTTATGCCATCAGGCAAAGGTCTGATACCTGAACATCACCCTCACTTCATAGGAACATACTGGGGTGCCGTCAGTTCCAGCTTCTGTGGTGAAATTGTGGAGTCAGCGGATGCCTATGTTTTTGTTGGTCCAATTTTTAATGACTACAGTTCTGTGGGATACTCGTTGCTTATCAAGAAGGAGAAAGCCATAATTATACAGCCTAACCGGGTTACCATCGGTGATGGCCCTTCTTTTGGATGGGTCTTTATGGCTGACTTCTTGACTGCTTTAGCCTCAAAACTGAAGAGGAACACTACAGCTATGGAAAATCATCGCAGAATCTTTGTCCCGCCCGGTATCGCTCTGAAGCGTGAGGCTAATGAACCGTTGAGAGTCAACATCCTCTTCAAACATATTCAG GAAATGCTGAGCGGAGACACAGCTGTTATTGCAGAAACAGGAGATTCATGGTTCAATTGTCAGAAATTACATCTCCCAGAAAATTGCGG ATATGAGTTCCAGATGCAGTACGGATCTATTGGATGGTCAGTAGGTGCAACCCTTGGATATGCACAGGCTGTCAAACATAAGCGTGTCATTGCCTGCATTGGTGATGGCAGTTTCCAG GTAACAGCTCAGGATGTATCCACAATGATCCGCTGTGGCCAGAAGAGTATCATATTCCTCATCAACAACGGAGGATACACAATTGAAGTTGAGATCCATGACGGGCCATACAATGTAATCAAAAACTGGAATTACACCAAGTTCGTTGATGCCATCCATAATGGTGAAGGAAAATGTTGGACCACCAAG GTGAAAACAGAGGAGGAACTAATTGAAGCGATTGCAAAAGCAACAGGAGATGAAAAGGATAGCTTATGCTTTATAGAAGTCTTGGTGCACAAAGATGATACGAGCAAAGAACTGTTAGAGTGGGGATCAAGGGTCTCTGCTGCCAATAGCCGCCCACCCAATCCTCAGTAG